The Niastella koreensis GR20-10 genome includes a window with the following:
- a CDS encoding T9SS type A sorting domain-containing protein, which produces MRSGLLFLFLLLFIGNSFAQSPGIIIRPAAGAGATPLNPNGDGFSSSSTNGFVSSDITESEVPYKIVPPAFPEPTSDLLRGPAQMYSDLVRQVDGSGFYIYNDGTNLLFRLRVGNVVSGSKGYSVLIDTDGKIGSTGAYADPNYQAATTGVNGNPGFELEVVLETNFRVAVYNVDGASTPTLMSSYPINSNSQISIALSTVSGTPDYFYDFYVPISALGVTAGTPLRMVATTVMAPKPAIGGPKSDIYGVDDSQYKDPMKSWEAAVTNTPTYTLSSINSGGGGVGPACTAAPTLNGPIQAGAGISVSGSWTALDASKPSTATITLFKNGIAAGTTTVTSTNTWTISGITVVSGDVLYAKAQATGESQCLQSSSVKVLNCTPANTSSTTGFAITCSSERGFEGTRALNTSVKIYQVTTAGVTLFADDATTTYKVTYPTTTTFRYDDVNSQSGQTACSGGGKDLNKGTYIITVTESGKCESAGTFVCVNDASPITTATPVISQTTIYTGATTVSGTAVAGSTVWLYTNGKLQGTTTATGGNYSFTNLALTTGDVVSVMALSTVTDACASAAATRTVSCFITSPVITTDNNGNLSSSATAISGTSGEAAGSTITVLENGVSVGTTTVQANGTWSLNYTPVSGKSYTATLTNGGCISPSSNAAAALAPTTVCPSITGTYKASDNTISGTFPSSFTGKVRLYIDGDSIGEASIAAATSWSITVNSNYRSIIYAGGVLTVTSQATGNAEKTDCSSSTTVGCPAIPTPSISPTSSNIHTGQTVPYTVSPSTSGFLYAVADASTTTTNYTVSQWGTGSNLAMTTYPFNTAGTYNIQVNAISFSGSGCVSSSAATVVVSTALPVTLLYFTGRYEEEQSKLTWETTTEDQVDRFVVERSDDGRLFTEIGTVKATGNSNFRIKYNYTDSRAVAKYAWYRLRMVDIDGKIKYTSVIRLVNNTRNISVLSVTPNPFENTLRVQVNSDKVSPATVRIVDLTGREMYRLNSVLMAGNNNIPVHPSTALASGVYVLQLIVDNEVILNQKVQKVK; this is translated from the coding sequence ATGAGATCAGGTCTACTCTTTTTGTTTTTGCTATTATTTATTGGAAACAGCTTTGCACAATCGCCCGGCATCATTATTCGTCCTGCAGCTGGTGCGGGCGCAACGCCATTGAACCCGAACGGGGATGGTTTTTCTTCTTCTTCCACGAATGGTTTTGTAAGCAGCGATATCACTGAAAGTGAGGTCCCTTATAAAATTGTTCCGCCGGCTTTCCCGGAACCCACTTCCGATCTGTTACGTGGTCCTGCGCAAATGTACAGCGACCTGGTGCGCCAGGTAGACGGCAGTGGTTTTTATATTTACAACGATGGCACCAACCTGTTGTTCCGGCTGCGGGTAGGTAACGTAGTGAGTGGCTCAAAAGGGTATAGTGTGCTGATTGATACAGATGGGAAAATAGGCAGTACCGGCGCCTACGCCGACCCTAATTACCAGGCTGCTACTACAGGCGTTAATGGTAACCCGGGTTTTGAACTGGAAGTAGTACTGGAAACCAATTTTCGCGTAGCAGTGTATAATGTGGATGGGGCGAGCACACCCACCCTGATGAGCAGCTATCCTATCAATTCCAACTCGCAGATCTCGATAGCATTGTCAACCGTATCTGGTACACCGGATTACTTTTACGATTTTTATGTGCCCATCAGTGCGCTGGGCGTTACCGCCGGCACACCATTGCGCATGGTAGCTACCACGGTAATGGCGCCAAAGCCTGCTATTGGTGGTCCTAAATCGGATATTTATGGAGTAGATGATTCCCAGTATAAAGATCCTATGAAGAGCTGGGAAGCAGCCGTAACAAATACGCCAACTTATACATTAAGCAGCATCAACAGCGGCGGTGGCGGCGTAGGCCCCGCTTGTACAGCCGCACCTACCCTCAACGGTCCTATTCAGGCCGGTGCGGGTATTTCTGTTTCGGGTAGCTGGACGGCGCTGGATGCCTCAAAACCTTCAACTGCCACCATCACTTTATTTAAGAATGGTATAGCTGCAGGTACTACCACTGTTACCTCTACCAATACCTGGACCATCAGTGGCATTACTGTAGTAAGCGGAGATGTGCTGTATGCGAAGGCGCAGGCCACAGGCGAATCGCAATGTCTGCAATCATCGAGTGTGAAAGTGCTTAATTGTACCCCGGCCAATACCTCTTCTACTACCGGTTTTGCAATAACCTGTTCCAGTGAGCGGGGCTTTGAGGGTACCCGCGCATTAAATACCAGCGTTAAAATTTACCAGGTAACTACAGCTGGCGTTACCCTGTTTGCAGATGATGCTACTACCACTTATAAAGTTACCTATCCCACTACTACCACTTTCCGGTACGACGACGTTAACTCGCAAAGTGGCCAAACTGCCTGTAGCGGTGGCGGTAAGGACTTGAATAAAGGCACCTACATCATCACTGTTACAGAATCGGGAAAATGTGAGTCGGCTGGGACCTTTGTTTGTGTCAATGATGCTTCGCCTATCACGACTGCCACTCCCGTTATTTCGCAAACAACGATCTATACCGGCGCCACCACCGTATCCGGTACGGCTGTTGCCGGTTCAACAGTTTGGTTATATACCAATGGTAAATTGCAGGGAACAACAACCGCTACCGGTGGAAATTATTCATTCACCAACCTGGCGCTTACAACAGGCGATGTGGTTTCTGTAATGGCGCTTTCAACTGTTACAGATGCCTGTGCCAGTGCAGCTGCTACCCGCACTGTCAGTTGTTTTATAACCTCTCCTGTTATCACTACGGATAATAACGGCAATCTTAGTTCATCCGCCACTGCCATTTCCGGCACATCGGGTGAAGCAGCGGGTTCAACCATTACCGTACTGGAAAACGGGGTAAGCGTAGGAACAACTACCGTTCAGGCTAATGGTACCTGGAGCCTGAATTATACGCCGGTATCCGGAAAAAGTTATACGGCTACTTTAACAAACGGTGGCTGTATCAGCCCGTCCTCCAACGCTGCGGCTGCCTTGGCACCTACCACGGTTTGTCCTTCCATTACCGGTACGTATAAAGCCTCTGATAATACGATTTCCGGAACTTTCCCCAGCTCCTTTACGGGAAAAGTTCGCCTGTATATAGATGGGGATAGTATTGGTGAAGCCTCCATTGCTGCCGCTACTTCGTGGAGTATAACTGTAAACTCCAATTACCGGAGCATAATATATGCCGGCGGGGTATTAACCGTAACGTCGCAGGCAACCGGTAATGCCGAAAAAACCGATTGCAGCTCGAGTACTACAGTAGGTTGCCCGGCTATTCCAACGCCTTCCATATCGCCTACCTCCTCCAACATACATACGGGGCAAACAGTTCCTTATACAGTTTCGCCTTCCACTTCCGGGTTTTTATATGCGGTGGCAGATGCAAGCACCACTACTACCAACTATACGGTATCGCAATGGGGAACCGGAAGTAACCTGGCTATGACCACCTATCCGTTCAATACGGCAGGTACCTATAATATTCAGGTAAACGCCATTTCGTTTTCGGGCTCGGGTTGTGTAAGCAGTTCTGCGGCTACCGTTGTAGTGAGCACGGCCCTGCCGGTAACGTTGTTGTATTTCACGGGCAGGTATGAAGAGGAGCAATCAAAGCTTACCTGGGAAACAACTACCGAAGACCAGGTGGATCGTTTTGTGGTGGAACGCAGCGATGACGGACGTTTGTTTACTGAAATAGGAACCGTAAAAGCAACGGGCAACAGCAATTTCCGCATTAAATATAATTATACAGATAGCAGAGCGGTGGCGAAATACGCCTGGTATCGCTTGCGTATGGTTGATATTGATGGAAAGATTAAATACACCAGTGTGATCAGGCTGGTGAATAATACCCGAAACATTTCGGTGTTGTCAGTAACTCCTAATCCTTTTGAGAACACCTTGCGGGTACAGGTAAATTCAGATAAGGTATCACCGGCTACTGTGCGGATTGTTGATTTAACCGGTCGTGAAATGTATAGGTTGAATAGTGTGCTGATGGCAGGTAACAATAACATTCCGGTGCATCCTTCCACTGCGCTGGCAAGCGGGGTATATGTGTTGCAGTTGATCGTAGATAATGAAGTGATCTTAAATCAAAAGGTTCAGAAAGTAAAATAA
- a CDS encoding M1 family metallopeptidase: protein MKKILLLFIAIGFVISVQAQRPGAAIDIQHYTFSISLSDTSNLVKGNAAVDILFIKEAPAITLDLVSKDNNNKGQAVLQVTEKGKPLTFTHTNNQLTIQFAAPVKSGERKTIEITYEGIPADGLVITKNKYGHRVFFADNWPNRARNWLPCVDHPADKASLDFIVTAPAHYQVIANGVKAEDTTYNIQLRRTHYTETTPLSTKIMVIGVAEFAVQQSGTVNNIPVSSWVYPEEKDKGFYDYALAVDILPWFIKNVGPYAFKKLANVESTTIFGGMENASAIFYSDEASITGTRKSESLLTHEIAHQWFGDMATEADWSHLWLSEGFATYMTVLYFEQKHGSDTAKKMLAKDREKVIDFARKRMRPVVDSSVTNYMELLNANSYQKGGWVLHMLRRQLGDELFWKGIQTYYSRFSGKNAVTGDLCKAMEDVSGKSLQPFFQQWLFRAGQPKLDLTWTYNATKKEVNITVIQQQSELYQFPLELQTGNNEIKQVAISNRETTVTFPATIKPAALTVDPNVNLLFEGTIKEAKP, encoded by the coding sequence ATGAAGAAGATCCTGCTGCTTTTTATTGCCATTGGCTTTGTTATTAGCGTACAGGCCCAGCGCCCGGGCGCCGCTATAGACATACAGCACTATACATTTTCAATCTCCCTTAGCGATACCAGCAACCTGGTAAAGGGAAATGCTGCTGTAGATATATTATTCATAAAAGAGGCGCCTGCCATTACGCTTGACCTGGTATCCAAAGACAATAACAACAAAGGCCAGGCGGTGTTGCAGGTTACGGAAAAAGGCAAACCACTCACGTTTACACATACCAACAACCAGTTAACCATACAATTTGCGGCCCCGGTCAAAAGCGGAGAACGCAAGACAATCGAGATCACTTATGAAGGTATTCCAGCCGATGGATTGGTGATTACCAAAAACAAATACGGCCACCGCGTTTTCTTTGCCGATAACTGGCCCAACCGCGCGCGCAACTGGCTGCCCTGCGTTGACCACCCGGCCGATAAAGCCTCCCTTGATTTTATAGTAACCGCTCCTGCCCATTACCAGGTAATCGCAAACGGCGTTAAGGCCGAAGACACTACTTATAATATTCAGTTGCGGCGTACACACTATACCGAAACCACTCCCCTCTCCACCAAAATAATGGTGATAGGCGTTGCAGAATTTGCCGTTCAGCAATCAGGAACAGTGAATAACATTCCGGTGTCCAGCTGGGTGTACCCCGAAGAAAAAGACAAAGGCTTTTACGACTATGCCCTGGCCGTTGACATTCTTCCCTGGTTTATAAAAAATGTGGGACCTTATGCGTTTAAAAAGCTGGCCAATGTTGAATCTACCACCATCTTCGGCGGTATGGAAAACGCCAGTGCCATTTTTTATTCCGATGAAGCTTCTATTACCGGTACCCGCAAAAGCGAATCGTTATTGACCCATGAAATAGCGCACCAGTGGTTTGGCGATATGGCTACCGAAGCCGACTGGAGCCATTTGTGGTTAAGTGAAGGCTTTGCCACCTACATGACTGTTCTGTACTTTGAACAAAAGCATGGCAGTGACACCGCAAAAAAAATGCTGGCAAAGGACCGCGAAAAGGTAATTGATTTCGCCAGAAAGAGAATGCGTCCGGTGGTTGATTCCTCCGTTACCAACTATATGGAATTGCTGAACGCCAACTCCTATCAAAAAGGCGGCTGGGTATTACATATGCTGCGGCGGCAGTTGGGCGATGAATTATTCTGGAAAGGCATTCAAACTTATTACAGCCGCTTTAGCGGTAAAAATGCGGTTACCGGCGATCTGTGCAAAGCAATGGAAGATGTATCGGGCAAAAGCCTGCAACCCTTTTTTCAACAATGGTTGTTCAGGGCCGGCCAACCCAAACTCGATCTCACCTGGACATACAATGCCACTAAAAAAGAAGTAAACATTACAGTTATACAACAACAAAGTGAACTGTACCAGTTCCCCCTTGAGCTGCAAACGGGGAATAACGAAATAAAACAGGTGGCTATCAGCAACCGGGAAACTACTGTAACTTTTCCGGCAACCATAAAACCGGCCGCCTTAACTGTTGACCCCAACGTAAACCTGTTGTTTGAAGGCACCATAAAAGAAGCAAAGCCCTAA
- a CDS encoding MutS-related protein, with amino-acid sequence MELDNTTYNDLSVFQHEEEFSIFHRLCFTRTSQGRDWLLKFFSNPFNDLKPILDTQQIVRSIIEHLDKWPNEISNGTLMVIEKFYDSNVDAIPNANLFHALTYKFLNGADFSLVRYSISHFADLLKGMHKLVELLDNDRAPLMIRTYLRRAADLMNKPILHELRQRERGKEFTWRETLYYGGYIRDQFRLSAHDLIAIYGRIDGWYSMAVAVQKMGLSFPEFIDQEQPIIEARKLYHILLSTPTPYDVQLSPGNNFLFLTGANMAGKSTFIKAVGSTVFLAHLGMGVPAEHMRLTLFDGLLSNINVVDNIIKGESYFFNEVQRIKNTITKINDGRKWLVLIDELFKGTNVQDAMKCSSVVIQGLIKIKSSLFILSTHLYEIGEELKQYPNISFRFFETSVNNDQLEFSYQLREGISNDRLGYLILKREKVVDMLEKL; translated from the coding sequence ATGGAACTGGACAATACCACCTATAACGACCTGTCTGTATTTCAACATGAGGAAGAATTTTCAATATTCCACCGGCTTTGTTTTACCCGTACCTCCCAGGGGCGCGACTGGCTGTTGAAATTTTTCAGTAATCCTTTTAACGATCTGAAGCCGATCCTGGATACCCAGCAGATAGTTAGGTCAATCATCGAACACCTCGATAAATGGCCCAATGAAATCAGCAATGGTACCCTGATGGTAATTGAAAAATTCTACGATAGCAATGTAGATGCTATTCCCAATGCCAACTTATTTCATGCACTCACCTATAAATTTTTGAATGGGGCCGATTTCTCACTGGTGCGGTATTCCATTTCCCACTTTGCAGACCTGTTAAAAGGAATGCACAAACTGGTGGAGCTGCTGGATAACGACCGGGCGCCCCTGATGATTAGAACATACCTGCGCCGGGCAGCCGATTTAATGAACAAACCGATCCTGCACGAACTGCGCCAGCGGGAACGGGGTAAGGAATTTACCTGGCGGGAAACCCTGTATTATGGGGGTTACATCAGAGACCAGTTCAGGCTGTCGGCACATGACCTTATAGCCATTTATGGCCGCATCGATGGGTGGTACTCCATGGCAGTAGCGGTGCAGAAAATGGGACTTAGTTTTCCTGAGTTTATAGACCAGGAACAACCCATTATAGAGGCCCGTAAGTTGTATCATATCCTGCTGTCTACACCCACTCCATACGATGTGCAGTTAAGCCCCGGTAATAATTTCCTGTTTCTTACCGGGGCTAATATGGCCGGTAAAAGCACGTTCATTAAGGCCGTGGGCAGTACGGTATTCCTGGCCCACCTGGGTATGGGCGTACCTGCAGAGCATATGCGTTTAACGTTGTTCGATGGGTTGCTGAGTAATATCAATGTAGTTGATAACATCATTAAAGGCGAAAGCTATTTCTTCAACGAAGTACAACGCATAAAAAATACCATCACTAAAATTAACGATGGCCGCAAATGGCTGGTGCTGATAGATGAATTGTTTAAAGGCACCAACGTGCAGGATGCCATGAAATGCTCTTCGGTGGTTATACAGGGTTTGATAAAAATAAAGAGCTCCCTTTTTATCTTATCAACCCACCTGTACGAAATAGGGGAAGAGTTAAAACAATACCCCAATATTTCCTTCCGCTTTTTTGAAACCTCGGTTAATAACGATCAACTGGAGTTCAGTTATCAATTGCGGGAAGGCATAAGCAATGACCGTTTGGGTTACCTGATCCTTAAAAGGGAAAAGGTGGTGGATATGCTGGAGAAGTTGTAA
- a CDS encoding tetratricopeptide repeat-containing sensor histidine kinase: protein MYYGFSPAHAQERLKKQDSLKKLLAVQHDDTNKVKLLNKLANTYFQNNKDSIYYYSSQAVQLAKKLSYRRGEAMGEAHLASYYRMQGEYTTAVNKLLYSISINEQQHDLLAAGDRYVDLSQIYKDMVGATSTLEYINKGVWYSQYAYNLFNNLHDTLGMVESLNQTGILYRDRAKIKGQEKYYDSAYAAYIKAVAMVERSGINRGALSKLYNNISQVYNEYWKNYQKALDYLLKAEELNRNAHNLSGLSFNYGNISLAYIKLNQPAQSLVYARKTLETARLLNVPERLRNAYNSMSNSFAATHRYDSALYYYKQADALDDSLNNVAKTNEVMALQTKFETRKKESEIQQLHTDSLVKNRQIVFLVSALVIFALLAVCMVWLYYRIRKQREQITGQSKKLEVMMKELHHRVKNNLQIVSSLLSLQTYKVQDEEAVLVLKESQQRVQAMSFIHQRLYKTESLTAVNMKEYLTDLAESLVSSYGFNRDDFDLHITVDKEMLDIDKALPIGLIINELMTNSLKYAYSGVYRPALNITLTEEDTKLVCTIKDNGVGLDEQQWKTTKKSFGKQLITALCKQLRAQQSLVVNTGTQFTITIPKQAA from the coding sequence GTGTATTATGGTTTTTCTCCAGCGCATGCACAGGAACGCCTGAAAAAACAGGATAGTCTCAAAAAACTGTTGGCTGTTCAACACGACGATACCAATAAAGTCAAACTGCTTAACAAGCTTGCCAACACCTATTTTCAAAACAATAAAGATTCTATTTATTATTATTCTTCCCAGGCTGTTCAACTGGCAAAAAAACTCTCCTATCGCCGGGGTGAAGCAATGGGCGAAGCCCACCTGGCTTCTTATTACCGCATGCAGGGCGAATACACAACCGCCGTTAATAAACTACTGTACAGTATCTCCATTAATGAACAACAGCATGACCTTCTTGCAGCCGGTGACCGGTATGTAGATCTGTCACAGATTTATAAAGACATGGTAGGCGCTACCAGTACGCTTGAGTACATCAATAAAGGAGTATGGTACAGCCAATATGCTTATAACCTGTTTAATAACTTACACGATACATTGGGCATGGTGGAAAGCCTGAACCAGACTGGCATTTTGTACCGCGACCGGGCAAAAATAAAAGGCCAGGAAAAATATTATGATTCTGCTTATGCCGCCTATATAAAGGCAGTGGCTATGGTGGAACGATCAGGAATAAACAGGGGCGCTTTAAGCAAATTATACAACAACATCAGCCAGGTATATAATGAGTACTGGAAAAATTATCAAAAAGCGTTGGATTACCTGCTCAAGGCCGAAGAATTGAACAGAAATGCCCATAACCTTTCGGGCCTCTCTTTCAATTATGGCAACATTTCACTGGCTTATATTAAACTGAACCAGCCGGCTCAGTCGTTGGTATATGCCCGCAAAACGCTTGAAACAGCCCGGCTGCTCAACGTGCCCGAAAGATTGCGGAATGCCTATAACTCCATGTCAAATTCTTTTGCAGCTACTCACCGGTACGACTCTGCTTTATATTATTACAAACAGGCTGATGCACTCGACGACTCGCTGAATAACGTGGCCAAGACCAATGAGGTGATGGCCTTACAAACTAAATTTGAAACCAGAAAAAAGGAATCGGAGATACAGCAACTGCATACAGACAGCCTTGTCAAAAACAGGCAGATCGTTTTCCTGGTTTCGGCACTGGTGATCTTTGCGCTGTTGGCAGTATGTATGGTTTGGTTGTATTATCGTATAAGAAAACAACGGGAGCAAATAACGGGGCAATCAAAAAAACTGGAAGTAATGATGAAGGAGCTGCATCACCGGGTTAAGAACAACCTGCAGATCGTGAGCAGCCTGCTGAGCCTGCAAACCTATAAGGTACAGGATGAGGAAGCCGTGCTTGTTTTAAAAGAAAGCCAGCAACGCGTACAGGCCATGAGCTTTATTCATCAACGCCTGTACAAAACTGAATCGCTCACCGCCGTAAATATGAAGGAATACCTCACCGACCTGGCGGAATCGCTGGTATCGTCATACGGGTTTAACCGCGACGATTTTGACCTGCACATTACAGTGGATAAAGAAATGCTGGATATTGACAAGGCTTTGCCCATTGGCCTCATCATCAATGAGCTGATGACAAATTCCCTGAAATACGCTTATAGCGGGGTTTACCGGCCCGCCCTGAACATTACCCTCACCGAAGAAGATACAAAACTGGTTTGCACTATAAAAGACAATGGAGTTGGCCTTGACGAACAGCAATGGAAAACAACAAAAAAATCCTTTGGCAAACAGCTGATAACGGCACTATGTAAACAGCTGCGGGCGCAGCAATCGCTGGTGGTGAATACCGGTACGCAGTTTACGATAACCATTCCAAAACAAGCAGCTTAA
- a CDS encoding LytR/AlgR family response regulator transcription factor — protein MSAEKVNILIVEDESIVALDLASGLEHDGYNIAGIADNAEEAQQLFTENDVDIVLMDVNIIGEKDGIDTAIEILKQKAVPIIYLTAFTDATTIERIKQTHPAAFLSKPYSLTNVRIAIDLAVNNFAVSREQQSTGKIIPLDKDGSRSTGSPEKEMILRMHDHIFVKHNYAFVKLKLSELLYIEADNNYTSIVTIDKKFLLRLSLNQLQEKINYKALVRIHRSYAVNINAIQSFNEQEVEVNQQHLPIGRNYKEEFLKQFDFR, from the coding sequence ATGTCGGCCGAGAAAGTAAACATCCTGATAGTAGAAGATGAAAGCATAGTGGCGCTGGACCTTGCCAGTGGCCTGGAGCATGATGGGTATAACATTGCTGGTATTGCCGATAATGCGGAGGAAGCGCAACAGTTGTTTACCGAAAACGACGTTGATATTGTTTTAATGGATGTAAACATCATCGGCGAAAAAGACGGCATCGATACTGCTATAGAAATACTGAAACAAAAAGCGGTTCCCATCATTTATCTTACAGCATTTACAGATGCCACCACCATTGAACGGATAAAACAAACCCATCCCGCTGCCTTTTTATCAAAGCCTTACAGCCTCACCAATGTACGCATAGCCATTGACCTGGCGGTGAACAATTTTGCCGTTTCACGCGAACAACAATCCACCGGAAAGATCATTCCCCTCGATAAAGATGGCAGCCGCAGCACCGGTTCGCCCGAGAAGGAAATGATTTTGCGGATGCACGATCATATTTTTGTAAAGCACAATTACGCCTTTGTAAAATTAAAGCTTAGCGAGCTGCTGTATATTGAAGCCGATAACAATTACACCTCTATCGTTACCATCGATAAGAAATTCCTACTGCGTTTATCCCTGAACCAGTTACAGGAAAAGATCAACTACAAGGCGCTGGTGCGCATCCATCGTTCCTATGCGGTAAACATCAACGCTATACAGTCCTTTAACGAGCAGGAGGTAGAGGTGAACCAGCAGCACCTGCCCATTGGAAGAAATTACAAGGAAGAATTCCTGAAGCAATTCGATTTCAGGTAA
- a CDS encoding dihydroorotase produces MQNYLIKNIMVVNEGVSAVKDVLIKNGRIEKIDNNIQPDILVTEINGQGLHLLPGAIDDQVHFREPGLTHKATIYTESKAAVAGGVTSFMEMPNTMPPVFTQELLEQKYAIGANSALANYSFYMGTSNDNAEEVLKTNSRKKDICGIKIFMGSSTGGLLVDNYLTLNKIFQESEVLIATHCEDEKIIKSNYERIKTEKGTLDPADHPRIRDENGCFESSLVAIQFAKRYNTRLHILHITTEKELALFSNMKPLEQKNITAEVCVHHLHFTSNDYDRLGNLIKCNPAIKAPNNREALWQALLDDRLDVIATDHAPHTLEEKGVSRNAAGLLTLPPVEPGSYEKSHAGLPLVQHSLLLMLHYVKEGRITIEKVVEKMSHAVAKCYQVADRGYIREGYKADLVIVDMNATTTATKDNVLYKCSWSPLEQFTFPAAITHTFVNGNLVYGNGQWNESNKGERLLFNR; encoded by the coding sequence ATGCAAAATTACCTGATAAAAAATATAATGGTCGTGAATGAAGGAGTGTCAGCCGTGAAGGATGTATTGATCAAAAACGGCCGCATTGAAAAGATTGATAATAACATTCAACCAGATATATTAGTTACTGAAATAAACGGCCAGGGATTGCATTTATTACCTGGCGCCATCGACGACCAGGTTCACTTCAGGGAGCCTGGCCTTACCCACAAAGCTACCATTTATACTGAATCGAAAGCAGCTGTTGCCGGCGGGGTAACTTCCTTTATGGAAATGCCCAATACCATGCCACCTGTGTTTACCCAGGAACTGCTGGAACAGAAATACGCCATTGGCGCCAATAGCGCCCTTGCCAATTACTCATTTTACATGGGCACCTCCAACGACAACGCTGAAGAAGTGCTGAAAACAAATAGCCGGAAAAAAGATATTTGCGGCATCAAGATCTTTATGGGTTCGTCTACCGGCGGGTTACTGGTTGACAACTACCTTACACTTAATAAAATTTTCCAGGAGAGCGAAGTGTTGATCGCCACCCATTGTGAAGATGAAAAGATCATCAAATCGAATTACGAAAGAATAAAAACCGAAAAAGGCACCCTGGACCCGGCAGATCATCCAAGAATAAGGGATGAAAATGGTTGTTTTGAAAGTTCACTGGTTGCCATTCAGTTTGCCAAAAGGTATAATACCCGTTTGCACATCCTGCACATTACCACCGAAAAAGAGCTGGCTTTATTCAGCAACATGAAACCCCTGGAGCAAAAGAATATTACAGCCGAAGTGTGCGTGCATCACCTGCATTTTACCAGTAATGATTACGATCGCCTGGGCAATTTAATAAAATGCAACCCGGCCATTAAAGCGCCTAACAACCGCGAAGCGCTTTGGCAGGCACTGCTCGATGACCGCCTGGATGTAATTGCTACCGATCACGCCCCGCATACCCTGGAGGAAAAGGGTGTTAGCCGCAACGCAGCCGGTTTGTTAACCCTGCCGCCTGTAGAACCCGGCAGTTATGAAAAATCCCATGCCGGTCTACCACTGGTGCAGCACAGCCTGCTGTTGATGTTGCATTACGTAAAAGAAGGGCGTATCACCATTGAAAAAGTGGTAGAGAAAATGAGCCATGCCGTAGCCAAATGCTACCAGGTTGCTGACCGCGGCTACATCAGGGAAGGCTATAAGGCCGACCTGGTTATTGTTGATATGAATGCAACTACCACAGCTACAAAAGATAACGTATTGTATAAATGCAGCTGGAGCCCCCTGGAACAATTTACATTTCCCGCAGCCATTACCCACACTTTTGTAAATGGCAACCTGGTTTATGGAAATGGACAGTGGAATGAATCTAATAAGGGAGAACGATTGTTATTTAATCGGTAA